The following are encoded in a window of Castanea sativa cultivar Marrone di Chiusa Pesio chromosome 9, ASM4071231v1 genomic DNA:
- the LOC142610550 gene encoding serine/threonine-protein kinase STY13 encodes MSCSENNRGVREEGEYERSILRSETTQNGSITVEQQLTIDENLLVDPKLLFIGSKIGEGAHGKVYEGRYGDRIVAIKVLHHGRTVEERTALESRFAREVNMMSRVKHDNLVKFIGACKDPLMVIVTELLPGMSLRKYLLSIRPNLLDLHVAINFALDISRAMECLHANGIIHRDLKPDNLLLTANQKSVKLADFGLAREESVTEMMTAETGTYRWMAPELYSTVTLRQGEKKHYNNKVDVYSFGIVLWELLTNRMPFEGMSNLQAAYAAAFKQERPTLPEDISPDLAFIIQSCWVEDPNLRPSFSQIIRMLNAFLFTLSPPSPSLPESDTNEGEAAASSNGTMTEFSARARGKFSFIRQLFTAKRTKNSQ; translated from the exons ATGAGTTGCAGCGAGAATAACAGGGGAGTTCGTGAAGAGGGGGAATATGAGCGATCGATTTTGCGGTCTGAGACAACGCAGAATGGATCAATAACGGTGGAACAGCAGTTAACTATTGATGAGAATTTGCTGGTTGACCCGAAATTGCTTTTTATTGGGTCAAAAATCGGCGAGGGAGCACATGGCAAAGTGTATGAAGGAAG GTATGGTGATCGAATTGTGGCTATTAAAGTCCTCCATCATGGGAGAACTGTGGAAGAAAGAACTGCACTTGAGAGTCGATTCGCAAGGGAAGTTAATATGATGTCACGTGTTAAACATGATAATCTAGTCAAG TTTATTGGAGCTTGTAAGGACCCCTTAATGGTGATAGTAACAGAGCTGTTACCTGGAATGTCACTCCGGAAGTATTTACTCAGTATCCGTCCAAATCTATTAGACCTTCACGTGGCTATAAattttgctcttgatatttctCGTGCCATGGAATGTCTTCATGCCAATGGGATTATCCATCGAGATCTAAAACCTG ACAATTTGCTGCTTACGGCGAATCAGAAGTCTGTGAAGCTTGCAGATTTTGGTCTTGCAAGAGAAGAATCTGTGACGGAGATGATGACTGCAGAAACTGGGACGTATCGTTGGATGGCTCCCGAG TTGTATAGCACCGTGACATTGCGGCAAGGAGAGAAGAAACATTACAACAACAAGGTTGACGTCTACAGTTTTGGAATTGTCCTATGGGAACTATTGACCAACCGTATGCCATTTGAAGGCATGTCCAATTTGCAGGCTGCTTATGCTGCTGCTTTCAAG CAAGAGAGGCCTACTCTTCCTGAAGATATTTCCCCTGATCTTGCCTTCATCATACAGTCATGTTGGGTAGAGGACCCAAACCTGAGGCCAAGCTTTAGCCAGATCATCCGCATGCTTAATGCATTTCTCTTCACACTCTCACCACCCTCACCATCATTACCGGAATCTGATACCAATGAGGGTGAGGCAGCAGCAAGTAGTAATGGTACCATGACTGAATTCTCTGCACGCGCGAGGGGGAAGTTTTCTTTCATACGCCAGCTCTTCACTGCTAAGAGGACAAAGAACTCACAATGA